Proteins co-encoded in one Pseudomonas fluorescens genomic window:
- a CDS encoding alpha/beta fold hydrolase yields MSKPLMYLLAGNGSAADWWDDSLPHFQRYDVVPLELPGFGANPQPPCEDLAAYAQTLLAMTQKGSAIMAVGVNALLVLHALQRRPGHFSRSVLLAPVGAFLWQRRLPALMSPLPIRKSIHWLLSNRPTLFARKFSNQTWTPAQYQRMGAGYARCRAFVPHWDLIRADTALPLLEWITGPVELVWGDQDKVLGIEQAAAWSAILARADLTISLKPDWGHYPWIDAPAQFAQWLESGERGFVAHTKGGRLRLAELARQPVPAALTLNDCNDPRLPTFLARQPQAIWAVRSSSYGEDQADSANAGLSTTYLREPAANVPARIAALTAEGVEEVVVQRFITPQVSGIAFVRHLSVELEWVEGHLESLADGQISPERATLSRLGDAWRSGTFTAAHGLTEDVLWRFLQDVLRVFHYVPGDVEWAWDGTQLWLLQYRPISDYGWRRHLTAANIAEILPPQPSMLVEYAQRRAAASIPAIMARWDTRVLQDNEPFTAVFGGASYINNDLFLARLADWGISASNYAGEVGGATPHLPWRPLRMLRSLPLFLRMQRIARGHLLSLEHGLRRFDQELTDLVAQGADGQQLADWFTRFYVFVVQGNLCIATALASSGGNWLGRPPTAYDNLENSPHRLPWETDPATPRPVSSALPLQAFPQWSGLIRLAHSTGLPGLRGYYLQVREWYRDNLMRIFFRLHHAMPLADREHWFAPHPDIRTRDGSFWQDGREGAEQATGFMIYPGQVRGILGEDILLEDTLDPGRHAHYQAARAVIARMGGRLSHGSTLLRELRKPSAVMPQVDLAWIGCEVLYRDGELELMNSKDVK; encoded by the coding sequence ATGAGCAAGCCCTTGATGTACCTGCTCGCCGGCAACGGCAGCGCCGCCGATTGGTGGGATGACTCGCTGCCGCATTTTCAGCGTTACGACGTGGTGCCGCTAGAGCTGCCGGGCTTCGGCGCCAACCCGCAGCCGCCCTGCGAGGATCTGGCGGCTTATGCGCAGACCTTGTTGGCGATGACGCAAAAGGGCAGCGCGATCATGGCTGTCGGGGTCAACGCGTTGCTGGTGCTGCATGCGCTGCAACGCCGGCCCGGGCACTTTTCTCGCAGTGTCTTGCTGGCGCCGGTGGGCGCCTTTTTGTGGCAGCGCCGATTGCCGGCGCTGATGTCACCGCTGCCAATCCGCAAGTCCATTCATTGGCTGCTGTCGAACAGACCCACGCTGTTCGCGCGCAAGTTCTCCAACCAGACCTGGACGCCCGCGCAGTACCAGCGCATGGGCGCCGGTTATGCGCGTTGCCGTGCGTTTGTGCCGCACTGGGATCTGATCCGTGCCGACACCGCGCTGCCATTGCTCGAGTGGATCACCGGCCCGGTCGAGCTGGTCTGGGGCGATCAGGACAAGGTGCTCGGCATCGAACAAGCGGCGGCATGGTCGGCGATTCTTGCGCGCGCGGACCTGACCATCAGCCTGAAACCCGATTGGGGCCATTACCCGTGGATCGACGCGCCCGCGCAGTTTGCGCAGTGGCTGGAGTCGGGCGAACGCGGGTTTGTCGCGCACACCAAGGGCGGGCGTTTGCGTCTGGCGGAACTGGCCCGTCAACCGGTGCCGGCGGCGCTGACCCTCAACGATTGCAACGATCCGCGACTACCGACCTTCCTCGCCCGCCAACCGCAGGCGATCTGGGCGGTACGTTCCTCCAGTTATGGCGAAGACCAGGCCGACTCGGCGAATGCCGGTTTGAGCACGACCTACCTGCGCGAGCCGGCCGCCAACGTGCCGGCGCGCATTGCCGCGCTGACTGCCGAAGGCGTCGAGGAAGTGGTGGTGCAGCGCTTCATCACGCCGCAGGTGTCGGGCATCGCGTTTGTGCGTCATCTGTCGGTGGAACTCGAGTGGGTTGAAGGTCATCTTGAGTCCCTTGCCGACGGTCAGATCAGCCCGGAACGGGCGACGCTTTCGCGGCTCGGCGATGCCTGGCGCAGCGGCACGTTCACAGCCGCCCACGGTTTGACCGAAGACGTGCTGTGGCGCTTTCTCCAGGATGTCTTGCGGGTGTTTCACTATGTGCCGGGCGATGTCGAATGGGCCTGGGACGGTACGCAACTGTGGCTGCTGCAATACCGGCCGATCAGCGACTACGGCTGGCGCCGGCACCTGACGGCCGCCAACATCGCCGAGATCCTGCCGCCGCAACCCAGCATGCTGGTGGAGTACGCCCAGCGCCGGGCCGCCGCGAGCATTCCGGCGATCATGGCCCGTTGGGATACGCGGGTGTTGCAGGACAACGAGCCGTTCACGGCTGTATTTGGCGGTGCGTCCTACATCAACAACGACCTGTTTCTCGCACGGTTGGCCGACTGGGGCATCAGCGCCAGCAACTATGCCGGTGAAGTCGGCGGCGCGACCCCGCATCTGCCGTGGCGACCGCTGCGGATGTTGCGTTCGCTGCCGTTGTTCCTGCGCATGCAGCGTATCGCTCGGGGGCATTTGCTGAGCCTTGAACACGGCTTGCGGCGCTTCGACCAAGAACTGACCGACCTCGTCGCCCAGGGTGCTGACGGTCAGCAACTGGCCGACTGGTTCACCCGGTTCTATGTGTTCGTGGTGCAGGGCAATCTGTGCATCGCCACGGCGCTGGCCAGCAGCGGCGGGAACTGGCTTGGCCGACCACCCACCGCTTACGACAACCTGGAAAACAGCCCTCATCGGCTGCCGTGGGAGACCGATCCGGCCACACCTCGACCCGTATCGAGCGCGTTGCCATTACAGGCCTTCCCGCAATGGTCAGGGCTGATTCGCCTCGCGCATTCGACCGGCCTGCCGGGCCTGCGTGGTTACTACCTGCAAGTGCGCGAGTGGTATCGCGACAACCTGATGCGCATCTTCTTCCGCCTGCATCACGCCATGCCTCTGGCGGATCGCGAACACTGGTTTGCGCCGCACCCGGACATCCGCACGCGCGACGGCAGCTTCTGGCAGGACGGCCGCGAAGGGGCCGAACAGGCCACCGGATTCATGATCTACCCGGGGCAGGTGAGGGGCATTCTTGGCGAAGACATCTTGCTGGAAGACACCCTCGATCCGGGGCGTCACGCACACTATCAGGCAGCGCGGGCGGTTATTGCGCGGATGGGCGGGCGGTTGTCGCATGGTTCGACGTTGTTGCGGGAACTGCGCAAGCCTTCGGCGGTGATGCCGCAGGTGGATCTGGCGTGGATCGGGTGCGAAGTGTTGTATCGGGATGGGGAATTGGAATTGATGAATTCGAAGGATGTGAAGTGA